Proteins found in one Irregularibacter muris genomic segment:
- a CDS encoding DUF4363 family protein: MRKFMVVTIPIITLVIFVLIMFGVNFLKNPLGKDDNIPLIIERMEHNVSNERWQEVGEQREELANAWKKVVRRIQFSSERDELNAFRINLARLKGAILAEDKSNALMELKEAHEHWESLGR, from the coding sequence ATGAGAAAGTTTATGGTAGTGACTATACCTATAATCACTTTGGTAATATTTGTTTTGATTATGTTTGGTGTTAATTTTCTTAAAAATCCATTGGGCAAAGATGACAACATCCCCCTTATTATTGAGAGAATGGAACACAATGTAAGCAATGAAAGATGGCAAGAGGTTGGCGAACAAAGGGAAGAATTAGCAAATGCATGGAAAAAAGTAGTGAGAAGAATTCAGTTTAGTTCAGAAAGAGATGAACTCAATGCCTTTAGAATAAACCTAGCCCGCTTAAAAGGGGCAATTTTGGCAGAGGATAAATCCAATGCACTCATGGAACTTAAAGAAGCCCATGAACATTGGGAAAGCCTAGGTCGATAA
- a CDS encoding DUF421 domain-containing protein: MNEGMVVLVRAIIGFFSLLIFARILGKEQISQLTFFDYVLGITIGSIASELTVDLSSRAWPHFVGLVAWAFLGYIMEFISLKWRYAGKFIEGEPVIVIMNGKIMENVLKKMKFRVSDVMVLLRNKGIFDLNQVDFAILETNGQLSVLKKSEHLPLTPLDMDIQVSATGIDTELIYDGILIEENLRQMNKDKKWLMKELKKHKIKDVSEVFLAVINNAGSLYIDKYDDHIKKVTDIGDYKGPF; encoded by the coding sequence TTGAATGAAGGTATGGTGGTATTAGTCAGGGCAATTATTGGATTTTTTTCCTTGTTGATCTTTGCAAGGATACTAGGAAAGGAGCAAATCAGTCAGCTTACTTTTTTTGACTATGTTTTAGGTATTACCATTGGTTCTATAGCCTCAGAGCTTACGGTAGACTTATCCAGTAGAGCATGGCCCCATTTTGTAGGCCTTGTTGCTTGGGCATTTTTAGGATATATTATGGAGTTTATCTCTCTGAAATGGAGATATGCAGGGAAGTTTATAGAGGGTGAACCAGTTATCGTTATCATGAATGGTAAGATCATGGAAAATGTATTAAAAAAAATGAAATTTAGAGTATCTGATGTAATGGTATTACTTAGGAATAAAGGAATTTTTGATCTCAATCAAGTGGATTTTGCGATATTGGAAACCAATGGACAATTATCTGTATTGAAAAAATCAGAGCACTTACCTTTAACACCCTTGGATATGGATATACAAGTTTCGGCCACGGGGATTGATACAGAACTGATCTATGATGGAATACTCATTGAAGAGAATCTACGTCAAATGAACAAGGATAAAAAATGGTTAATGAAGGAATTAAAAAAACATAAAATTAAAGATGTATCCGAGGTGTTTTTAGCCGTCATTAATAATGCAGGAAGTTTATACATAGACAAATATGATGACCATATCAAAAAAGTTACGGATATTGGCGACTACAAGGGACCATTTTAG
- a CDS encoding DUF5685 family protein yields MFGYVMPYKSELKMREYETFRAYYCGLCKTMGKEFNTAVRFGLNYDLAFLGILLSSLQPTKDQVVIEGCIAHPLKKKKIIVTNQSLIYTAHISIMLIYFKLLDDWKDNQSLSSLLASRAFLQPIKKAKALYPEKYEAIRIYLEKLSLLEKENCDRIDESADLFAKIMEEIAAAPFIEDANTLRILRWLGYHLGRWIYILDAFDDLKKDCKDKNYNPILLQYPYAEEEDIEDFISRVKASIEFTLTLSLDNMAKSYELLDPPYHRGILDNIFYMGTRFKMDQVLHGKEDKNFEKSI; encoded by the coding sequence TTGTTTGGATATGTTATGCCCTATAAGAGTGAGCTAAAAATGAGAGAATACGAGACCTTTAGGGCCTATTATTGTGGTTTGTGCAAAACCATGGGTAAAGAATTTAACACCGCTGTACGTTTTGGATTAAATTATGATCTTGCTTTTTTAGGTATTCTCTTATCTTCTTTGCAGCCCACCAAAGACCAAGTAGTCATAGAGGGTTGTATTGCCCATCCTTTAAAGAAAAAGAAAATTATTGTCACAAATCAGAGTCTTATCTATACTGCTCACATCAGTATTATGCTTATTTACTTTAAATTATTAGATGATTGGAAGGATAATCAATCTCTTTCTTCTCTTCTTGCTAGCAGGGCCTTTTTACAGCCTATCAAAAAGGCAAAGGCATTATACCCTGAAAAATATGAGGCCATCAGAATCTATTTGGAAAAGCTATCCCTATTGGAAAAGGAAAACTGTGATCGTATAGATGAAAGTGCAGATCTCTTTGCAAAGATTATGGAAGAAATCGCTGCTGCTCCCTTTATTGAAGATGCCAATACCTTGCGCATCCTTAGGTGGCTAGGCTATCATCTGGGTCGATGGATTTATATCCTGGACGCCTTTGATGATCTAAAAAAGGATTGTAAAGACAAAAACTATAATCCCATCTTACTTCAATATCCTTATGCTGAAGAAGAAGATATAGAGGATTTTATATCTAGGGTAAAGGCCTCCATTGAGTTTACCCTTACCTTAAGTTTAGATAATATGGCTAAGAGCTATGAACTTTTAGATCCCCCCTATCATAGGGGAATATTAGATAATATTTTTTACATGGGTACTCGGTTTAAGATGGATCAAGTACTTCATGGCAAGGAGGATAAAAATTTTGAGAAATCCATATGA